A region from the Pelobates fuscus isolate aPelFus1 chromosome 3, aPelFus1.pri, whole genome shotgun sequence genome encodes:
- the FAM107B gene encoding protein FAM107B produces the protein MAEPDYIDADNSELIKPHKLINPVKSSRNHQDLHRELMMNQKRGLSPQNKPELQKVMEKRKRDQVIKQQKEEAELKKSDFEKELQKRHQMLEEMEMEKNKNEEQENKPEFLKVKGNLRRMNQEANES, from the exons ATGGCTGAGCCGGACTACATTGACGCTGATAACTCCGAACTGATAAAGCCTCATAAATTAATCAATCCAGTGAAATCTTCACGAAACCACCAAGATCTTCACCGTGAGTTAATGATGAACCAAAAAAG AGGCCTGTCACCCCAAAATAAACCAGAGTTACAGAAAGTAATGGAGAAAAGGAAACGAGATCAAGTCATCAAACAGCAAAAGGAAGAAGCAGAATTGAAAAAATCAGACTTTGAAAAAGAACTTCAGAAACGACATCAGATGTTGGAAGAG ATGGAAATGGAGAAGAATAAAAATGAGGAGCAGGAAAATAAACCCGAATTTCTAAAAGTAAAAGGAAATCTCAGGCGAATGAACCAAGAAGCCAATGAATCGTAG